One region of Miscanthus floridulus cultivar M001 chromosome 19, ASM1932011v1, whole genome shotgun sequence genomic DNA includes:
- the LOC136527908 gene encoding potassium channel KOR1-like, whose translation MGKGALGSKRRVAEGGTETEPEEEAEYEVEEVRDHIASSRGSRLALFGSDLRLGHFRPRRRSRRRPLAGEGAVEGFFHDLVIHPDNKWYRLWSKFILVWAVYSSFFTPLEFGFFRGLPRNLFFLDIAGQIAFLIDIVVKFFVAYRDPDTYRIVYNPTAIALRYCKSSFIFDLLGCFPWDVIYKACGSKEELRYLLWIRLTRVTKITEFFWRLEKDIRINYLFTRIVKLIVVELYCTHTAACIFYYLATTLPESMEGYTWIGSLQLGDYKFSHFREIDLTTRYTTSLYFAIVTMATVGYGDIHAVNIREMIFIMIYVSFDMILGAYLIGNMTALIVKGSRTERFRDKMKEVIRYMNRNKLGKEIREQIKGHLRLQYESSYTEASVLQDIPISIRAKISQTLYKPYIESIPLFKGCSAEFIQQIVIRLQEEFFLPGEVILEQGSAVDQLYFVCHGALEGVGIGEDGQEETLLMLEPESPFGEISILCNIPQPYTVRVCELCRLLRLDKQSFTNILEIYFVDGRRILSNLSESEYGGRVKQLESDITFHIGKQEAELTLRVNSAAFYGDLNQLKNLIRAGADPKNTDYDGRSPLHLAASRGYEDVVQFLIKEGVDIDLTDQFGNTPLLEAVRQGHERVAALLFAKGAKLSLKNAGSYLCTAVAKGDSDFIRRALANGADPNCRDYDHRTPLHIAAAEGLYLIAKMLVEAGASVFATDRWGTTPLDEARKCGGRTLGALLEEARANELAMFPERGEEVRDKMHPRRCSVFPYHPWRAATGEERRMEGVVLWIPHTIESLVASAQEKLDLPGPASRLRLLCEDGARVVDVDMVNDGQKLYLVGGEDDDQKDAQ comes from the exons ATGGGGAAGGGGGCGCTGGGGTCGAAGCGGAGGGTGGCCGAGGGCGGCACGGAGACGGAgccggaggaggaggcggagtaCGAAGTGGAGGAGGTGCGCGACCACATCGCCTCCTCCCGCGGCAGCCGCCTCGCGCTCTTCGGCTCCGACCTCCGCCTCGGCCACTtccgcccgcgccgccgcagcaGGCGCCGCCCGCTCGCCGGGGAAGGTGCCGTCGAGGGCTTCTTCCACGACCTCGTCATCCACCCCGACAACAA GTGGTATCGATTATGGAGCAAGTTCATACTGGTTTGGGCAGTGTACAGTTCCTTCTTCACGCCCCTAGAATTTGGCTTCTTCAGAGGGCTCCCAAGAAACCTCTTTTTCCTGGACATAGCTGGACAGATTGCATTCCTTATCGACATTGTTGTGAAATTTTTTGTGGCATACCGTGACCCAGACACGTATCGAATTGTCTACAATCCCACTGCTATTGCCCTCCGGTATTGCAAATCAAGCTTCATTTTTGATCTTCTTGGTTGCTTCCCATGGGATGTTATCTACAAG GCTTgtggaagtaaagaagaattaaGATACCTGCTGTGGATTCGCTTGACACGGGTTACAAAGATTACAGAATTCTTCTGGCGTTTAGAAAAGGACATACGTATCAACTACCTTTTCACTAGGATAGTGAAGCTCATAGTTGTGGAACTCTACTGTACACACACAGCAGCCTGTATCTTCTATTACCTGGCTACGACACTTCCTGAATCAATGGAGGGATATACGTGGATTGGGAGTTTGCAGTTGGGGGACTACAAGTTTTCACATTTCAGGGAGATCGATCTTACCACGCGCTATACAACATCATTAtactttgccattgtcaccatggCAACTGTTG GTTATGGTGACATTCATGCTGTCAACATCAGGGAGATGATATTCATCATGATCTATGTTTCCTTTGACATGATTCTAGGAGCTTACCTGATCGGTAACATGACTGCCCTCATCGTGAAAGGCTCGAGAACCGAGCGGTTTAGGGACAAGATGAAAGAAGTGATCAGGTATATGAACAGAAATAAACTTGGAAAGGAAATAAGAGAACAGATCAAAGGACACTTGAGGTTGCAGTATGAGAGCAGCTACACTGAAGCTTCCGTCCTTCAGGATATCCCTATTTCTATCCGTGCAAAG ATTTCTCAAACACTGTATAAGCCATATATCGAAAGCATTCCACTGTTCAAGGGATGTTCCGCAGAGTTCATTCAACAGATT GTCATCAGGTTGCAAGAGGAGTTCTTCCTACCCGGAGAAGTTATTTTGGAGCAAGGAAGTGCAGTCGATCAGTTATACTTCGTCTGCCACGGTGCACTG GAAGGTGTTGGCATCGGTGAAGACGGACAAGAAGAGACTCTGCTAATGCTGGAGCCAGAGAGCCCCTTCGGCGAGATCTCAATCCTCTGCAACATCCCGCAGCCCTACACGGTCCGCGTCTGTGAGCTCTGCCGGCTTTTGCGTCTCGACAAGCAGTCCTTCACCAACATCCTGGAGATCTACTTCGTCGACGGGAGGAGGATCCTGAGCAATCTCTCCGAG AGCGAGTACGGCGGACGGGTGAAGCAGCTGGAATCGGACATCACGTTCCACATCGGGAAGCAGGAGGCAGAGCTCACCCTGCGGGTCAATAGCGCCGCCTTCTACGGCGACCTGAACCAGCTGAAAAACCTGATCCGGGCAGGGGCTGATCCCAAGAACACCGACTACGACGGCCGCTCCCCTCTG CATCTCGCGGCTTCCAGAGGGTACGAGGACGTCGTGCAATTCCTCATCAAGGAAGGCGTCGACATCGACCTTACCG ACCAATTTGGGAACACGCCGTTGCTGGAGGCAGTGAGGCAGGGGCACGAGCGGGTGGCAGCTCTGCTCTTCGCCAAGGGCGCCAAGCTGAGCCTCAAGAACGCCGGCAGCTACCTGTGCACGGCGGTCGCCAAGGGGGACTCGGACTTCATCCGGCGCGCCCTGGCCAACGGCGCCGACCCAAACTGCAGGGACTACGACCACCGCACACCGCTCCACATCGCCGCCGCCGAGGGCCTCTACCTCATCGCCAAGATGCTTGTCGAGGCCGGCGCCAGCGTGTTCGCCACGGACAG ATGGGGCACCACTCCGCTGGACGAAGCCCGCAAGTGCGGAGGCCGCACGCTGGGGGCGCTGCTGGAGGAGGCGCGGGCCAACGAGCTCGCCATGTTCCCAGAGCGCGGCGAGGAAGTCAGGGACAAGATGCACCCGCGACGGTGCTCGGTGTTCCCGTACCACCCGTGGCGGGCGGCCACAGGCGAGGAGCGGCGTATGGAGGGGGTGGTCCTCTGGATCCCGCACACCATCGAGAGCCTGGTCGCGTCGGCGCAGGAGAAGCTCGACTTGCCTGGCCCGGCTTCGCGGCTGCGGTTGTTGTGCGAGGACGGGGCCAGAGTGGTCGACGTCGACATGGTCAATGACGGCCAGAAGCTCTACCTGGTCGGAGGCGAGGACGACGATCAGAAAGATGCTCAGTAG